From Weissella diestrammenae, a single genomic window includes:
- a CDS encoding alpha/beta hydrolase produces the protein MMQERFIDRQYQYQPADISVSQVQYLDLAYMTGNRHGLDIFLPNDKNERFPVVVDIYGGGLWLGAKRSFKLNPALRFLEAGFAIVSIDYSLIWQAPFPTQIYEVKAALRWLRANGDNYHLDVDKIALMGESSGAHLAVLAGVSASVDALEARDFGIAPEASEQVKAIIAMYGPYQFDQFVPQFKASGIQPKYAETGTDVSFEGQLFGGKAPSTVPELVQKYNPMTYFSPQMPPILGMAGTADQVVPYQQTQVMIAAATEQIGTRAEICLVQNASHGIYDFMDEAHTKLKLAFLKKYM, from the coding sequence ATGATGCAAGAACGATTTATTGATCGACAGTATCAGTATCAACCAGCAGACATTAGTGTTAGTCAAGTTCAGTATTTAGATTTAGCCTATATGACTGGCAATCGACACGGTTTGGACATTTTTTTACCAAACGACAAGAATGAACGTTTTCCAGTCGTGGTTGATATTTATGGGGGCGGCTTGTGGCTAGGTGCTAAGCGGTCATTTAAATTAAATCCAGCTTTACGATTCCTTGAGGCTGGGTTTGCAATCGTCAGTATTGATTACTCATTAATCTGGCAAGCACCATTTCCAACTCAAATTTATGAAGTTAAAGCTGCACTAAGATGGTTACGTGCCAATGGGGACAATTATCACTTAGATGTTGATAAAATTGCACTGATGGGTGAATCTTCAGGCGCACATTTAGCAGTGTTAGCTGGTGTTTCAGCATCAGTTGATGCACTGGAAGCGCGCGATTTTGGCATAGCACCAGAGGCGTCTGAACAAGTCAAAGCAATTATTGCAATGTATGGGCCATATCAATTCGATCAGTTTGTGCCACAATTTAAAGCGAGTGGTATTCAGCCTAAGTACGCTGAAACAGGGACTGATGTGTCATTTGAGGGACAATTATTTGGAGGTAAGGCGCCAAGTACTGTGCCTGAATTAGTCCAAAAATATAATCCAATGACTTATTTCTCCCCCCAGATGCCACCCATTTTGGGGATGGCTGGCACAGCAGACCAAGTGGTGCCATATCAGCAAACACAAGTCATGATTGCGGCTGCAACAGAGCAAATTGGGACACGAGCAGAAATATGCTTGGTACAAAATGCGAGCCATGGCATATATGATTTCATGGATGAAGCGCATACTAAGTTAAAGTTGGCATTCTTAAAAAAATATATGTAA
- a CDS encoding amino acid permease, which translates to MTEKQTDTSEPDQMNRGLTSRHVSMIALGGTIGTGLFLGAGHSIATAGPAIVLIYMIVGMFMFWMMRALGELILSDPNNPTFINYIEKYLGARAGYVMGWTYWIGWITIAMSELTAVGVYMKFWFPNVPSWLFEIGFLLILYGLNVVTVSAFGETEYWFSMIKIIAIVAMIATGIMMAIAHTRTVEGVTSIGNLWQHGLVAHHGHKILAAFQMVFFAFLGIEFVGMTAAETKDPVTTIPKAVNSIIIRILIFYVGALLAIMTIQPWTAYSAAQSPFVQVFSGIGITAAAGIINFVVLTAAASSLNSSIYTTGRMLFSLSSPGQKISKLNQRQLPVNAITVSTLLIALTVVVHFIFPGDAFELITSVASAAFVIMYMMLVYTHIKFRQSTDYLQGEKRFKMPFAPVSNYLTLIFMAGIFIILLSQRQTFWTTVIAIVWYLVMIMISIRKIPK; encoded by the coding sequence ATGACTGAGAAGCAGACTGATACAAGTGAACCGGATCAGATGAATCGTGGCTTAACCTCTCGCCATGTAAGTATGATTGCACTTGGTGGTACGATTGGAACCGGGCTCTTTTTGGGAGCGGGACATTCGATTGCAACGGCTGGCCCAGCAATCGTTTTAATTTATATGATTGTTGGCATGTTCATGTTTTGGATGATGCGAGCCCTTGGTGAATTAATTTTGAGTGATCCAAATAATCCTACATTTATTAACTATATTGAAAAATATTTAGGGGCGCGCGCAGGATATGTGATGGGTTGGACTTATTGGATTGGTTGGATAACAATTGCCATGTCCGAACTGACAGCTGTTGGGGTTTATATGAAATTTTGGTTTCCCAATGTCCCCTCGTGGCTATTTGAAATCGGATTTTTATTGATATTATACGGCCTTAATGTAGTCACCGTTTCTGCATTTGGTGAAACTGAATATTGGTTTTCAATGATTAAAATTATCGCCATTGTTGCGATGATTGCCACGGGAATTATGATGGCGATTGCCCATACGAGAACCGTTGAAGGTGTGACGTCAATTGGTAATTTATGGCAACATGGATTAGTTGCGCATCATGGACATAAAATATTGGCCGCATTCCAAATGGTGTTCTTTGCATTTTTAGGGATTGAATTTGTGGGAATGACGGCCGCTGAAACCAAAGATCCAGTGACCACCATTCCGAAAGCAGTGAATAGTATTATCATACGTATTCTAATTTTTTATGTGGGTGCGCTATTAGCCATTATGACTATTCAACCATGGACGGCATACAGTGCTGCCCAATCACCGTTCGTTCAGGTCTTTTCTGGAATTGGGATTACAGCAGCAGCGGGGATAATTAATTTCGTTGTTCTGACGGCTGCAGCGTCTTCATTGAATAGTTCGATTTACACGACTGGACGAATGTTGTTTTCGTTGTCTAGTCCTGGTCAGAAGATTTCAAAACTGAATCAGCGTCAATTGCCGGTTAATGCCATCACAGTGTCGACTCTTCTAATTGCCTTAACTGTCGTTGTTCATTTTATTTTTCCTGGTGATGCGTTTGAATTGATTACCTCCGTTGCGTCTGCGGCGTTTGTCATCATGTATATGATGTTGGTTTACACACATATTAAGTTTCGACAATCAACGGATTACCTTCAGGGTGAGAAACGATTTAAAATGCCATTTGCCCCAGTTTCAAATTATCTAACCCTTATTTTTATGGCTGGTATTTTTATTATTTTACTTTCTCAACGGCAAACGTTTTGGACCACAGTTATCGCGATTGTTTGGTACTTAGTGATGATTATGATTAGTATACGCAAAATTCCGAAATAA
- a CDS encoding glutamate--cysteine ligase, which yields MPLSAFPLLEQLKLTHQEGLLFGGHYGLEIEVHRVNQFGKISHAPHPNSLGHRRYHPYITTDYSESQLELVTQPAQSLHNARHHLRQIQYVVQDSIQSAERIWPLSMPPHYDTSDLKWLDSTFERGWYQAYRDWLKNKYGSTHATMTGVHVNLSLSSDLIAINFHAQQTETNLVEFQNLLYFNLAQAFVAHRWLLVYLFGASPINFNPTTDSRMTSEHRQVRSLRDSQYGFSNDPDVNITYTKNVANVLAQITSAIDNGTLFSPAEFYGTIRFKGDDILTQGVRYLELRVLDTDPFDPVGISGTTLSIIELLTAYFTAQNKSYSENELEEALALSNEIALQHPFDRLPNLDAAKTLIQDLALFAKHFSPRFDDALQEITNRIQNPSLTPAARLIANKNYSTEQLALDLANKRAQMFHVEQNATYFNEIFGDTPLAVTYMQAIKIGLTIVSYDSSHLTLQFKAHTETIKTSVDLLKLFPEINVSHK from the coding sequence ATGCCTTTATCAGCATTCCCTTTGTTAGAACAATTGAAATTAACCCATCAGGAAGGACTGCTTTTTGGTGGTCACTATGGCTTAGAAATTGAAGTTCATCGTGTTAATCAATTCGGTAAAATTAGTCACGCCCCTCATCCAAATTCACTTGGTCATCGTCGTTATCACCCATACATTACAACTGACTACAGTGAATCACAATTAGAGTTAGTCACTCAACCTGCACAATCGCTCCATAACGCACGTCATCATCTACGGCAAATCCAATATGTCGTCCAAGATTCAATTCAATCAGCAGAACGTATCTGGCCACTGAGCATGCCACCTCATTATGATACAAGCGACTTAAAGTGGCTGGATTCGACTTTTGAACGTGGATGGTATCAAGCATACCGCGATTGGTTAAAAAACAAATATGGTTCAACACATGCCACCATGACTGGTGTTCATGTTAACCTCTCTTTGTCTTCTGATTTAATCGCAATTAATTTTCATGCACAGCAAACAGAAACAAACTTAGTTGAATTTCAAAATCTGTTATACTTCAATCTTGCTCAGGCGTTTGTAGCACATCGTTGGCTGCTTGTTTATTTGTTTGGGGCAAGTCCGATTAATTTCAATCCGACAACCGATTCTAGAATGACATCCGAGCACCGTCAGGTTAGGTCATTGCGTGACAGTCAATATGGATTTTCAAATGATCCTGATGTCAACATTACTTATACCAAAAACGTGGCAAACGTCTTAGCCCAAATAACGTCTGCTATCGACAATGGGACGCTTTTTTCACCTGCCGAGTTTTATGGTACAATTCGTTTTAAAGGCGATGATATCTTAACCCAAGGTGTACGTTATCTAGAATTACGCGTATTAGATACTGATCCCTTTGACCCAGTTGGTATTTCAGGAACAACTTTATCAATTATTGAACTACTAACGGCCTATTTCACCGCCCAAAATAAGTCGTACTCAGAAAATGAACTTGAAGAAGCGTTGGCGCTTAGCAATGAAATTGCATTACAACATCCTTTTGATAGATTACCAAATCTTGACGCAGCAAAAACATTAATTCAAGATTTAGCTCTTTTTGCAAAGCATTTCTCGCCACGATTTGATGATGCATTGCAAGAAATAACTAATCGAATTCAAAATCCATCACTTACACCAGCTGCGCGTTTAATTGCAAATAAAAACTATTCAACTGAGCAACTTGCCTTAGATTTAGCCAATAAAAGAGCCCAGATGTTCCATGTGGAACAAAACGCCACCTATTTCAACGAGATATTTGGTGACACGCCCCTTGCTGTAACATACATGCAAGCTATTAAAATAGGCTTGACGATTGTTAGTTATGATAGTTCACATTTAACACTACAATTCAAAGCGCATACAGAAACCATTAAAACTTCAGTTGATTTACTCAAATTATTCCCGGAAATCAACGTCAGTCACAAATGA
- a CDS encoding DUF6508 domain-containing protein: protein MTTTHPFNFDSWSTYLQQQESKPIQWGKGHDHLEHPLYDAKIFDLIKAFEQSDYFDQNFARTLMQKGFSEQISEADIREIINETTDFFTLRAITSLIIYNERHIEGLWAAMIENGLLNRLLVKLNTQTPDGYPIW, encoded by the coding sequence ATGACAACAACACACCCATTTAACTTTGATTCTTGGTCAACTTATCTTCAGCAACAGGAAAGTAAACCGATTCAATGGGGGAAAGGGCATGACCATCTTGAACATCCACTCTATGATGCAAAGATATTCGACCTTATCAAAGCATTTGAACAGTCAGATTACTTCGACCAAAACTTTGCTCGAACACTCATGCAAAAAGGCTTCTCCGAACAAATTTCGGAAGCTGATATTCGAGAGATTATCAATGAGACAACTGACTTTTTCACATTACGCGCTATCACATCACTCATTATCTATAATGAGCGCCATATTGAAGGTCTCTGGGCAGCGATGATCGAAAACGGGCTCCTTAACCGATTATTAGTCAAATTAAATACACAAACACCAGATGGCTATCCAATCTGGTAA
- a CDS encoding AI-2E family transporter yields the protein MLDKLRQKTILFWSLELLVIALLLLVVSQLSFILEPIFKFIGAVFIPVLISGLLFYILNPIVNLIVKIKLSKSTYVPRWAASLLMVFILLVLVGASAAALLPKVVDQISNLIKMAPVFINEGKHWVEMSAKWHWIKTLGLSVNSNTIQEGIQKYGTHIINGMANGAGQIASSIIGYLVYALTVPVMTFYMLNDGHKLVPFIKKWFPSRQDDVGEVAERIHDTLSHYIMGQVFEMIYVGVATGIGYVMIGQKYALLLGVIAGIANIVPYLGPYIGIVPALFVALTMGGWQVLWTIIVVGIVHLIDGNIIYPRIIGGRLNIHPLTIIILLLAAGNVAGALGMILVIPAYAIVRTLVVYLWDFFYREREATAQNVSDN from the coding sequence ATGTTAGACAAATTAAGACAAAAAACAATTTTGTTTTGGTCGCTTGAATTATTAGTGATTGCACTATTACTGTTAGTCGTATCACAATTATCATTTATTCTAGAACCGATATTTAAATTTATTGGTGCTGTATTTATTCCAGTTTTAATTTCTGGATTGCTATTTTATATTTTGAATCCGATTGTTAATCTCATTGTGAAGATAAAATTGAGCAAGTCGACGTATGTACCACGTTGGGCAGCATCGTTGCTAATGGTGTTCATTTTATTAGTTCTCGTTGGGGCCTCGGCCGCTGCGTTATTACCAAAAGTCGTCGATCAAATTAGTAATCTAATCAAGATGGCGCCAGTATTTATTAATGAAGGTAAACATTGGGTTGAAATGTCAGCAAAATGGCATTGGATTAAAACGTTGGGTCTTAGTGTCAATTCCAATACTATTCAAGAAGGCATTCAAAAGTATGGTACGCACATCATCAATGGCATGGCTAATGGTGCAGGGCAAATTGCAAGTTCAATTATTGGTTATTTGGTTTATGCGCTGACAGTCCCAGTGATGACATTTTATATGTTGAACGATGGCCATAAATTAGTGCCATTTATTAAGAAATGGTTTCCAAGCCGGCAAGATGATGTCGGTGAAGTTGCAGAGCGAATTCATGATACGTTGTCACATTACATTATGGGACAAGTATTTGAGATGATTTATGTCGGTGTTGCCACTGGTATTGGGTATGTGATGATCGGGCAAAAATACGCATTGTTGTTAGGTGTAATTGCTGGGATTGCCAACATCGTACCCTATTTGGGGCCATATATTGGGATTGTACCAGCTTTATTTGTCGCCTTAACAATGGGCGGTTGGCAAGTCTTGTGGACCATCATTGTCGTTGGGATTGTACATTTAATTGATGGAAATATTATTTATCCTCGAATCATTGGTGGTCGGTTAAATATTCATCCGCTTACAATTATTATTTTATTGTTGGCAGCTGGAAATGTTGCAGGTGCGCTGGGGATGATTTTGGTTATTCCAGCTTATGCAATTGTTCGCACCTTGGTGGTTTATCTTTGGGATTTTTTCTATCGCGAAAGAGAAGCGACTGCGCAAAATGTTTCAGATAACTAA
- a CDS encoding acylphosphatase, translating into MQRAIILNIDGLVQGVGFRWATKKLADEYRLVGFVKSLSDGSVEVFVQGNDQQIERFISSMHRGTFPFTNISHMVQTETQLASMNQIFSIIK; encoded by the coding sequence TTGCAACGAGCAATTATTTTAAATATTGATGGCCTTGTACAAGGTGTTGGCTTTCGCTGGGCAACGAAGAAATTGGCTGATGAATATCGTTTAGTTGGGTTTGTAAAGAGCCTTTCTGATGGTAGTGTTGAGGTGTTTGTGCAGGGCAATGATCAGCAAATCGAGCGTTTCATTTCGTCCATGCATAGGGGCACATTTCCTTTTACAAATATTTCTCATATGGTGCAAACAGAAACGCAACTTGCATCAATGAATCAGATATTTTCAATTATTAAATGA
- a CDS encoding TetR/AcrR family transcriptional regulator encodes MARITDRDIFDAAQDVLLEKGVEKARLTDIAKKLNISHAALYKHFPNKEALFDAMQEDWLSGIDHPIISQASRVPIDERETALHDWLQLLLTTRETAFQSNPEMMHFYRLKVKQQNDLIGPRVWEFAEAVERIMAWDSFRQQRGMTIMMALTYFYHPFFSDKWNDNLFQTLFESTWLELLPIVRQEFEREGD; translated from the coding sequence ATGGCAAGAATTACCGATCGTGATATTTTTGATGCAGCGCAAGATGTTCTCCTTGAAAAAGGAGTTGAAAAAGCGCGATTAACAGATATTGCAAAGAAATTGAATATTTCACATGCTGCTCTTTATAAGCATTTCCCTAATAAAGAGGCCCTATTTGATGCCATGCAAGAAGATTGGCTGAGTGGTATTGACCACCCAATTATTTCACAAGCCAGTCGGGTACCGATTGATGAGCGTGAAACTGCCTTGCATGACTGGTTGCAATTATTGTTAACGACCCGTGAGACTGCGTTTCAATCCAATCCTGAAATGATGCATTTTTATCGGTTGAAGGTTAAACAACAAAATGATCTCATTGGACCTCGCGTTTGGGAATTTGCTGAAGCTGTTGAACGAATCATGGCATGGGATTCATTCAGACAACAGCGGGGTATGACAATCATGATGGCATTGACATACTTTTATCACCCATTTTTTTCGGATAAGTGGAATGATAACTTGTTTCAAACGTTGTTTGAGTCTACATGGCTTGAATTATTGCCAATTGTACGTCAAGAATTTGAACGCGAAGGCGACTAG
- a CDS encoding aldo/keto reductase, whose translation MTFKSLTDTYELSNGVKIPIIGFGTWQTPNGDVAYQSTLDALAAGYRHIDTAAIYGNEESIGQAIIDSGIDRKELFITSKLWNDRHSFEGAQAALEESLNKLQLDYLDLYLIHWPNPVDIRDNWQLANAETWRAMEHAYESGKVRAIGISNFQPHHFESLLETAKVTPQVNQLFVNPSDLETDAVTFNQRHNTLTEAYSPLATNRLLKVPELIAIGEKYGKSAAQVTLRWSLQHGFLPLPKSTHQERIVQNTQLFDFDLTPEDMAKIDALSGVAGLHTNPDETDF comes from the coding sequence ATGACATTCAAATCATTAACTGACACTTACGAACTAAGCAATGGTGTCAAAATTCCAATTATTGGGTTTGGAACATGGCAAACACCAAATGGTGATGTTGCCTATCAAAGTACATTAGATGCTTTAGCGGCAGGCTACCGCCATATCGACACCGCCGCAATTTATGGTAACGAAGAATCAATTGGGCAAGCCATAATTGATTCAGGCATTGATCGAAAAGAACTGTTCATTACCTCTAAATTATGGAATGATCGGCACAGCTTTGAAGGGGCTCAAGCTGCCTTAGAAGAAAGCTTAAACAAATTACAATTAGACTATCTTGATCTGTATCTCATTCATTGGCCAAATCCAGTCGATATTCGTGACAACTGGCAACTTGCTAACGCAGAAACTTGGCGTGCCATGGAACATGCTTACGAAAGTGGAAAAGTTCGAGCCATTGGTATTTCGAATTTCCAACCCCATCATTTTGAATCATTATTAGAAACTGCGAAGGTCACACCGCAAGTTAACCAACTTTTTGTTAATCCTTCAGACCTTGAAACTGACGCTGTTACCTTTAATCAACGCCATAATACACTTACCGAAGCATATTCACCTTTAGCTACTAATCGTTTGTTAAAGGTCCCAGAGCTAATTGCAATTGGTGAGAAATATGGAAAATCAGCTGCTCAGGTAACATTGCGTTGGTCGTTACAACATGGATTCTTACCATTACCAAAATCAACGCATCAGGAAAGAATTGTTCAAAATACACAATTATTTGATTTTGATTTAACGCCAGAGGATATGGCCAAGATTGATGCACTTTCAGGCGTTGCTGGATTGCATACAAATCCTGATGAAACGGATTTTTAA
- the rlmD gene encoding 23S rRNA (uracil(1939)-C(5))-methyltransferase RlmD: MAYNKRPNQFPKKTHVSRGTKKNDNNNVQVKIGDKLLITIKRLGINGEGIGYYKRKITFIPGALPGEVVDVKVTNFTEKFIEAEIRKFKQKSPDRVTPTDSQEVGGVELAHLAYPKQLEFKQDIIRQALEKYKPKGYDSINIKPTIGMDNPTKYRNKAQFPIRQMKDGSISVGMYRRNSHFLVDLPVVSTQHPATLETVRTVRNILQKLAIPIYDEKKETGVIKTLVARVSESTGDVQLTLVTNTPTIPDLSQLITQIHAELPHVVSIHQNFNPGDTSLIWGDKTTHLWGEDYITEMIDGKTFKLSPRAFLQLNPKQTKRLYAEARMALDLHHAEKLIDAYSGVGTIGISLADAAGEIRGMDTVPEAIADANQNVIDNHVTNAKYFVGAAEDLVPQWAAAGWQADALIVDPPRTGLDDNLRQTILAHAPEKFVYISCNESTLARDLVDLVKVYHVDYIQPIDMFPQTARWEGVVKFTKK; the protein is encoded by the coding sequence ATGGCATATAATAAAAGACCAAATCAATTTCCAAAAAAAACACATGTTTCACGTGGAACAAAAAAAAATGACAACAATAATGTTCAAGTTAAAATCGGGGATAAATTATTAATTACAATCAAACGGTTAGGTATTAATGGTGAAGGTATTGGCTATTACAAACGTAAAATCACTTTTATCCCTGGCGCCTTACCTGGCGAGGTCGTTGATGTCAAAGTAACAAATTTCACTGAAAAATTTATTGAAGCTGAGATTCGAAAATTCAAGCAAAAATCACCAGATCGTGTGACACCTACTGATTCTCAAGAAGTTGGTGGTGTTGAATTAGCTCATCTAGCATACCCAAAACAACTCGAATTTAAACAAGATATCATTCGACAAGCTCTTGAAAAATATAAACCAAAAGGTTATGACAGTATCAATATTAAACCAACAATCGGTATGGATAACCCTACAAAGTATCGAAATAAAGCACAATTTCCAATTCGTCAAATGAAAGATGGCTCGATTTCTGTTGGTATGTATCGTCGAAATTCACATTTTTTGGTTGACTTACCAGTCGTATCAACTCAACATCCTGCAACGCTCGAGACGGTACGAACAGTGCGTAATATTCTTCAAAAATTAGCAATACCAATTTATGATGAGAAAAAAGAAACTGGTGTGATCAAAACATTAGTTGCCCGTGTGAGTGAATCGACAGGCGACGTACAACTAACACTTGTCACAAATACACCCACAATTCCCGATTTATCCCAATTGATTACCCAAATTCATGCGGAATTGCCTCACGTCGTTTCAATTCATCAAAACTTTAATCCAGGCGACACATCACTGATTTGGGGTGATAAAACAACACATCTCTGGGGTGAAGATTATATTACGGAAATGATTGATGGAAAAACGTTTAAATTGTCACCGCGTGCTTTCTTACAATTAAATCCAAAGCAAACCAAACGTTTATATGCGGAAGCTCGAATGGCATTAGACCTACATCATGCTGAAAAATTAATCGATGCCTATTCAGGTGTTGGTACAATTGGTATTTCCTTAGCAGATGCAGCTGGAGAAATCCGTGGTATGGATACCGTACCAGAAGCCATTGCCGATGCTAATCAAAACGTGATCGACAACCATGTCACAAATGCAAAATATTTTGTCGGCGCTGCTGAAGATTTAGTCCCCCAATGGGCTGCAGCTGGATGGCAAGCCGATGCACTGATTGTCGATCCCCCTCGTACAGGACTTGATGACAACTTACGCCAAACGATTTTAGCGCATGCACCTGAAAAATTTGTGTATATATCATGTAATGAATCAACTTTAGCTCGCGACCTCGTTGATTTGGTGAAAGTTTATCATGTTGACTATATTCAGCCTATTGATATGTTCCCCCAAACCGCACGTTGGGAAGGGGTCGTCAAATTTACAAAAAAATAA
- the guaA gene encoding glutamine-hydrolyzing GMP synthase, producing MADANNNESILVLDFGSQYNQLIARRIRELGVYSELKPHTLSVDEIKALNPAGLIFSGGPNSVYDTDAFTIDPEIYNLNIPILGVCYGMQLMAHQLPGGKVAPSDNSAEYGETTMQVTSDDALLFQGTPQEQVVLMSHGDYVEQVPEGFTVVGTSDNTPIAAMQDVSRNLYGIQFHAEVQHTAFGHEILENFVKNAVHAKQNWSMDDFIEQQIAEIRATVGDKKVLLGLSGGVDSSVVGVLLQKAIGDQLVSIFVDHGLLRKNEADEVMASLGGKFGLNIIKVDAQERFLNKLAGVSDPEQKRKIIGNEFIQVFDEEATKLKGIDFLAQGTLYTDIIESGTDTAQTIKSHHNVGGLPEDMQFSLIEPLKTLFKDEVRALGEKLGMPHNLVWRQPFPGPGLGIRVLGDITEAKLEIVRESDAILREEIANHGLDGEVWQYFTVLTGVRSVGVMGDGRTYDYTIAIRAITSIDGMTADFAKLPWDVLEEISRRIVNEVSGINRVVYDITAKPPATVEWE from the coding sequence ATGGCTGACGCAAACAACAACGAAAGCATCCTCGTCTTAGACTTTGGATCTCAATACAATCAATTGATTGCCCGACGAATTCGTGAACTAGGTGTCTATTCTGAATTGAAACCGCACACCCTATCAGTTGACGAAATCAAAGCATTAAACCCAGCCGGTTTAATCTTTTCAGGTGGTCCAAACTCAGTCTATGACACTGATGCATTCACAATTGACCCAGAAATTTATAACCTTAATATCCCGATACTTGGGGTTTGTTATGGTATGCAGTTGATGGCCCATCAACTGCCAGGTGGTAAAGTTGCCCCTTCTGATAACTCAGCCGAATATGGTGAAACAACAATGCAAGTCACTTCTGATGATGCGTTGTTATTCCAAGGGACACCCCAAGAACAAGTCGTTCTCATGTCGCATGGCGATTATGTCGAACAAGTACCTGAAGGTTTCACCGTTGTTGGGACATCAGATAATACACCGATTGCAGCGATGCAAGACGTATCACGGAATCTATACGGTATCCAATTCCACGCTGAAGTTCAACATACTGCATTTGGCCATGAAATTTTAGAAAATTTTGTCAAGAATGCCGTACATGCCAAGCAAAACTGGTCAATGGATGATTTTATTGAACAACAAATTGCTGAAATCCGCGCCACTGTCGGCGACAAGAAAGTCTTGCTTGGCCTATCTGGTGGTGTTGATTCGTCAGTCGTTGGCGTATTATTACAAAAAGCCATTGGTGATCAACTCGTTTCAATCTTTGTTGACCACGGACTACTTCGTAAAAACGAAGCCGATGAAGTCATGGCCTCACTCGGTGGTAAATTTGGTCTAAACATTATTAAAGTTGATGCGCAAGAGCGTTTCCTTAATAAGTTAGCCGGTGTTTCCGATCCAGAGCAAAAACGCAAAATTATTGGAAACGAGTTTATCCAAGTTTTCGATGAGGAAGCGACAAAACTCAAAGGGATTGACTTCCTTGCACAAGGAACCCTCTATACCGATATCATTGAATCTGGTACCGACACTGCACAGACAATCAAGTCACACCACAACGTTGGTGGCTTGCCAGAAGATATGCAATTTAGCCTCATTGAACCACTAAAGACACTCTTCAAAGATGAAGTACGTGCCCTAGGTGAAAAATTAGGTATGCCGCATAATCTGGTTTGGCGTCAGCCATTCCCTGGACCTGGATTAGGCATTCGTGTTCTTGGTGACATTACTGAAGCCAAACTTGAAATTGTACGTGAATCTGATGCCATTTTACGTGAAGAAATTGCAAACCATGGTCTTGATGGCGAAGTTTGGCAATACTTCACTGTCCTAACCGGCGTTCGATCAGTTGGGGTCATGGGTGATGGTCGTACGTACGACTACACGATTGCGATTCGAGCGATTACATCAATTGATGGTATGACTGCTGACTTTGCAAAATTACCATGGGACGTGCTGGAAGAAATTTCACGTCGAATTGTTAACGAAGTATCAGGCATTAACCGCGTTGTCTACGACATTACAGCTAAGCCACCCGCAACTGTCGAGTGGGAATAA